In the Advenella kashmirensis WT001 genome, one interval contains:
- a CDS encoding winged helix-turn-helix domain-containing protein produces MSKLTKSEISPAQARRIALTAQGFNGLARDGNINTAHLRRSIGQLGVLQIDSVNVLVRAHYLPLFSRLGSYDRTLLDTDTLAKSKRFFEYWGHAASLLPMDCQPLLRWRMDRALRGEGVWTQLQPYAKARRTEADAILHRIGAEGPLAASDLSPAADKPAKGAAKEMWAWSEVKHAIEWLFWSGQIASTHRRGSFERVYDLPERVLPRAVLAQPTPNDVDAQRALLARSAKALGIATEEDLRDYYRIPAADVRRPLAQLVEEGTIIPVRVRGWRQQAYLHKDARAGRKIEGAALLSPFDPLIWHRARTERLFDFRYRLEIYTPAHKREHGYYVLPFLLDGAIAARVDLKGDRQSGTLIVQRAHVEPDAPPHTIERLIEELRLLASWLGLSSLAVTPVAAIDPLLAAFRVENLAAPAGA; encoded by the coding sequence ATGTCAAAGTTAACGAAGTCGGAAATCTCCCCTGCCCAGGCTCGCCGTATCGCACTCACTGCGCAGGGATTCAATGGCCTGGCCCGTGATGGCAACATCAACACTGCACACCTGCGCCGGTCAATCGGGCAGCTCGGCGTGCTGCAGATCGACAGCGTGAACGTTCTGGTGCGCGCCCATTACCTGCCCCTCTTTTCCCGCCTTGGTTCCTACGATCGCACGCTTTTAGACACCGATACACTCGCAAAGTCCAAACGCTTCTTTGAATATTGGGGGCATGCGGCGTCGCTGCTGCCGATGGACTGCCAGCCTTTATTGCGCTGGCGCATGGACCGCGCGCTTCGTGGCGAGGGCGTCTGGACGCAGCTACAACCCTACGCCAAAGCAAGGCGAACCGAAGCGGATGCCATCCTGCATCGCATCGGCGCCGAAGGCCCCCTGGCAGCCTCCGATCTGTCTCCCGCTGCCGACAAACCAGCCAAGGGAGCCGCCAAGGAGATGTGGGCGTGGAGCGAAGTAAAGCATGCTATCGAATGGCTGTTCTGGTCGGGCCAGATCGCCTCAACGCATCGCCGGGGCAGTTTCGAGCGTGTTTATGATCTGCCTGAACGCGTCTTGCCTCGTGCCGTGCTGGCGCAGCCCACGCCCAATGATGTAGATGCACAGCGCGCCCTGCTCGCCCGTTCGGCCAAGGCCCTGGGCATTGCCACCGAAGAGGACCTGCGCGATTATTACCGCATTCCCGCTGCGGACGTACGACGGCCGCTGGCGCAACTGGTGGAGGAAGGAACCATCATTCCCGTGCGCGTGCGGGGCTGGCGACAGCAAGCCTATCTGCACAAGGACGCGCGTGCCGGGCGCAAGATCGAAGGCGCAGCGTTGCTCTCACCCTTTGATCCGCTGATCTGGCATCGCGCCCGCACAGAGCGGCTGTTCGACTTTCGCTATCGGCTGGAAATCTACACGCCCGCGCACAAGCGCGAGCATGGCTATTATGTGCTGCCCTTTCTGCTGGATGGTGCGATTGCGGCGCGGGTGGATCTGAAGGGCGATCGCCAGTCTGGCACGCTGATCGTGCAACGCGCGCACGTCGAGCCCGATGCGCCGCCGCACACGATAGAACGGCTGATCGAAGAACTCAGGCTTTTGGCATCATGGCTCGGCTTGTCGTCCCTGGCCGTTACGCCGGTTGCTGCAATTGACCCGCTGCTTGCTGCCTTTCGTGTAGAGAACCTGGCGGCACCGGCCGGGGCGTAG
- a CDS encoding LysR family transcriptional regulator yields MTKATSLDIKALRVFEVLATHGNFSHAAKELGISQSAVSQVVSNIEEILKTQVIDRKRRPFKLTPAGISLSRKAKQIVEDMDRLIAQTREAALFNQVEIRLGMIDSFSATVGPYVLKSMVTNTSRILAWSGLSHTHSNGLLNRQLDLIVSSDPVEDMDDLVRTKLYQEPFLIVVSKEKEAQIAKRDLNACAQAMPFIRFASRSHYGGQIERYVRRCNVSIPHYLEIDSADVVMAMVASGLGWTITSPLCVAQGLSFWDKVAVLPLPGPALQRTVYLISRRGENEDAAEKIYRSSRQALEQHVLPQLQTKIPWLKSTQNLY; encoded by the coding sequence ATGACCAAGGCCACTTCCTTGGATATTAAAGCATTAAGGGTTTTTGAGGTACTCGCTACGCATGGCAACTTTTCTCATGCCGCCAAAGAGCTTGGCATCAGCCAATCAGCGGTATCTCAGGTGGTCTCCAATATTGAGGAGATCCTCAAGACACAAGTGATTGATCGCAAGCGGCGACCGTTCAAACTGACGCCGGCCGGCATTTCCCTCAGTCGCAAGGCCAAGCAGATCGTGGAGGACATGGACCGGCTTATTGCGCAGACACGCGAAGCGGCGTTGTTCAACCAGGTGGAGATTCGGTTGGGCATGATTGATTCGTTTTCCGCAACGGTGGGGCCGTACGTTCTGAAATCGATGGTGACCAACACCAGCCGCATCCTGGCATGGTCGGGGCTTTCCCATACCCATTCAAATGGTCTGTTGAACCGCCAGCTGGATCTCATTGTGTCGTCCGATCCTGTCGAGGACATGGACGATCTGGTCAGAACCAAGCTTTATCAAGAGCCGTTCCTGATAGTTGTATCGAAAGAAAAGGAAGCCCAGATCGCAAAACGGGATCTGAATGCGTGCGCACAGGCCATGCCTTTTATTCGATTTGCTTCACGCTCTCATTACGGTGGACAGATCGAGCGCTATGTGCGTCGGTGCAATGTAAGTATTCCCCATTATCTGGAAATTGATTCCGCAGATGTGGTCATGGCGATGGTGGCTTCAGGGCTGGGATGGACAATCACCTCGCCACTATGCGTCGCGCAGGGGTTGTCGTTCTGGGACAAAGTCGCCGTTCTGCCGCTGCCCGGCCCCGCATTGCAGCGAACAGTTTATTTGATCTCCCGAAGAGGAGAAAACGAAGATGCAGCAGAGAAAATCTATCGAAGCAGTCGTCAGGCACTGGAGCAGCATGTTCTGCCCCAATTGCAGACAAAGATTCCATGGTTAAAAAGTACTCAAAATCTATATTGA
- a CDS encoding ABC transporter substrate-binding protein, which produces MTSTNRRVFLKNTLAGAGAIGLAGTGLFASAKELQKMAYGGSPWLSHYPTYLAIENGLLKKEGIDLRWESFVTGSARLSAMMAGDVDLAGFGSISTMALMARGVKQFYVVGVPENFGKVEGLFVKEGINSIADLKGKTIGTAFASSTHLLVLDLIASSGLTPDKDINVINISGPEIIAAMKSGQIDACAAWTPQFNILSSMPGVKLLADDTSFSLYKEFGTTPGPDLLVVKKSYAESNPEAVKSFIKAYFQSCEVLKNTPEKAVPILKKLTNLNDAEQLQTIKGAEWYTLDQQKDLMAKDGKFVTGLQKLAEMLVTYKQLDSAPKVSDWINPNFI; this is translated from the coding sequence GTGACATCAACTAATCGTCGCGTTTTTCTGAAAAATACCCTCGCAGGTGCTGGCGCTATTGGCCTGGCGGGAACCGGGCTTTTTGCCTCGGCAAAAGAGCTGCAAAAAATGGCATATGGGGGCTCTCCATGGCTTTCGCACTATCCCACGTATCTGGCAATCGAAAATGGCCTGCTCAAGAAAGAAGGCATTGATTTGCGCTGGGAATCGTTTGTAACCGGCTCTGCACGACTCAGCGCAATGATGGCCGGAGACGTCGATTTGGCTGGATTTGGCTCCATTTCAACGATGGCGCTGATGGCGCGCGGTGTGAAGCAGTTCTATGTGGTCGGTGTACCGGAAAATTTCGGAAAGGTTGAGGGGCTGTTCGTCAAGGAAGGCATCAACAGCATCGCAGACCTAAAAGGCAAAACGATTGGCACGGCCTTTGCATCCAGCACGCATCTTTTGGTGCTGGACTTGATTGCATCCAGCGGCTTGACGCCAGACAAGGATATTAACGTTATCAATATCTCCGGACCCGAGATCATTGCCGCGATGAAGTCCGGTCAGATCGATGCCTGCGCCGCATGGACCCCGCAATTTAACATTCTGTCCTCAATGCCAGGCGTCAAACTGCTGGCCGATGACACAAGTTTCAGCCTGTACAAGGAGTTCGGAACGACGCCGGGCCCCGATCTGTTGGTTGTAAAGAAATCCTATGCCGAGTCAAACCCGGAGGCGGTCAAAAGCTTTATCAAAGCCTATTTTCAATCATGCGAAGTTCTGAAAAACACGCCCGAAAAGGCGGTGCCGATTCTCAAAAAGCTGACCAATCTGAACGATGCAGAGCAATTGCAAACAATTAAGGGAGCCGAATGGTACACCCTGGACCAGCAAAAGGACTTGATGGCTAAAGACGGAAAATTTGTCACAGGCCTGCAAAAGCTGGCCGAAATGCTGGTTACCTACAAACAACTGGACAGCGCTCCCAAAGTGAGCGACTGGATCAACCCGAATTTCATTTGA
- a CDS encoding ABC transporter permease: MSYVSKKRELVLISCISVVVFVSVWEMVCRFGLVDPIFLPSPTEVVLRGIRTLNDGILMSHVLASTRRVMIGFALAVAISIPLGLVLGTSRRFCAVFDPIISLIRPLPSMSWIPLSLLWFGITETQKYSIVFMGTIAPALLYVIEATRNVDQVLVLAARNLGASRFQVMREVILPASLAQIISGFKIILGLSWTCVISAELVSAKEGLGFMIMNGKEFFQTDTVVLGMVMISITVLIIDVILRRIENRVLRWQR, translated from the coding sequence ATGTCTTACGTTTCCAAAAAACGGGAACTCGTCCTGATCAGTTGCATATCGGTCGTCGTTTTCGTTTCAGTTTGGGAAATGGTGTGTCGCTTCGGGCTGGTCGATCCCATCTTTCTTCCTTCCCCGACCGAAGTGGTCTTGCGCGGCATCCGAACCCTGAACGATGGGATATTGATGTCACATGTGCTGGCCTCCACACGCAGGGTGATGATCGGCTTTGCGCTAGCCGTAGCCATTTCCATTCCCCTGGGGCTGGTGCTAGGCACTTCCCGCCGATTCTGCGCCGTGTTTGATCCTATTATTTCGCTGATTCGGCCCCTGCCTTCCATGAGCTGGATTCCGCTGTCCCTTCTTTGGTTCGGCATTACAGAAACTCAGAAGTACAGCATTGTTTTCATGGGGACAATCGCGCCGGCACTGCTTTACGTGATCGAAGCCACACGCAATGTTGACCAGGTATTGGTACTGGCTGCCCGCAACCTGGGCGCGAGCCGGTTCCAGGTCATGCGCGAAGTCATTTTACCCGCAAGTCTTGCGCAGATCATCAGCGGCTTCAAGATCATCCTGGGCTTGTCCTGGACCTGCGTTATCTCCGCAGAACTTGTTTCAGCCAAAGAAGGACTCGGATTCATGATCATGAACGGTAAAGAGTTCTTCCAGACCGACACGGTTGTCCTGGGCATGGTCATGATCAGTATCACAGTATTGATTATTGACGTGATTCTGCGCCGTATTGAAAACCGGGTTTTGCGCTGGCAGCGCTAG
- a CDS encoding NAD(P)/FAD-dependent oxidoreductase, producing the protein MQSKYDFIVIGAGYTGLAAARRLAELNASASILVLEAGVVGEGSSARNSGFVIALPHNTNMSGHISPAEVAQKQIRVYDGGLRWLKGLVDLYQIDCGWNPKGKYHGAATAEGAISLQNTARQYDKWGVPYQEISQAQLSERLGTQYYRYAIQTNSNIFMQPAALIRGLADNLPANVTLVENCPVLSVEQGREQGVLTAQGLIRGGKIIVANNGFARKLGFLKDRMFTIFTYAAITPELDAQQLALHGSEPEWG; encoded by the coding sequence ATGCAAAGCAAGTACGATTTTATCGTTATCGGGGCCGGATACACCGGATTGGCCGCAGCGCGCAGGCTGGCAGAATTGAATGCGTCCGCCAGTATCCTGGTCCTCGAGGCTGGTGTCGTTGGAGAGGGCTCGTCAGCCCGAAATTCAGGGTTCGTCATCGCCTTGCCTCATAACACCAATATGTCGGGCCATATCAGCCCGGCAGAGGTGGCGCAAAAGCAAATCCGAGTCTATGACGGCGGGTTACGCTGGCTCAAGGGACTGGTGGATTTGTATCAGATTGATTGCGGTTGGAATCCCAAGGGAAAGTATCACGGCGCAGCCACCGCGGAAGGGGCCATCAGCCTGCAAAACACTGCACGTCAATATGACAAATGGGGTGTGCCATACCAGGAGATCTCTCAGGCCCAACTATCCGAACGTCTGGGCACTCAATATTACCGCTACGCCATTCAAACCAATAGCAATATTTTTATGCAGCCTGCTGCGCTCATTCGCGGCCTGGCCGACAACTTGCCCGCCAATGTCACATTGGTGGAGAACTGCCCCGTTTTGTCGGTCGAGCAGGGTCGGGAACAAGGGGTTCTCACCGCACAAGGCCTGATTCGCGGGGGAAAAATCATTGTTGCCAACAACGGCTTTGCGCGCAAACTGGGTTTTCTGAAAGACCGGATGTTCACGATCTTCACCTACGCGGCGATTACACCCGAGCTGGATGCACAGCAGCTCGCGTTGCACGGAAGCGAGCCCGAATGGGGCTGA
- a CDS encoding FAD-dependent oxidoreductase — translation MGLIPANRMGTTLRKIQNKRFMVRSAYSYEKPQTESTVLELLTDCYRRRYPAAKSHRFEHLWGGATALTRNGATYFGEMSPNLYASVGCNGAGVLKGTCYGKLLAELIMGHRTQELVDVLAMDKPNWLPPEPLRGAAVKTAIYLQKRKAGAER, via the coding sequence ATGGGGCTGATTCCAGCGAACCGTATGGGCACCACGTTACGGAAAATCCAAAACAAGCGCTTTATGGTACGAAGCGCCTATTCTTATGAAAAGCCACAGACCGAAAGTACCGTGCTGGAACTGTTGACTGATTGCTATCGCCGACGCTACCCCGCAGCGAAAAGCCATCGATTCGAACACCTGTGGGGCGGAGCAACGGCGCTAACGCGTAACGGCGCGACCTATTTTGGCGAAATGTCGCCAAATCTTTATGCGTCCGTCGGATGCAATGGCGCAGGCGTACTAAAAGGCACCTGCTACGGAAAATTACTTGCGGAGCTGATAATGGGCCATCGCACCCAGGAACTTGTAGATGTTCTGGCCATGGATAAACCGAACTGGCTTCCACCCGAGCCGCTGCGGGGCGCAGCGGTAAAAACCGCCATATATCTGCAAAAGCGCAAGGCGGGAGCTGAAAGATAG
- the hpaI gene encoding 4-hydroxy-2-oxoheptanedioate aldolase translates to MIAGKNKFKQALAHGQHQLGLWVSLCNAYSAEIVAGAGFDWLLLDTEHSPNEVSGVLAQLQAAAPYPVSAAVRPSWNDAVQQKRFLDIGTQTLLIPYVQNAEEAARAVAGMRYPPRGNRGVGGTMRASDFGRQKTYMHECENELCLLVQVETQEGLDNLEAIARVDGVDGVFIGPADLSASMGHLGNPGHHEVQSAIEDAIRQVRALGKAPGILTLDTQLARHYMECGSLFTAVGMDVALLARAADQLAAAFSLS, encoded by the coding sequence ATGATTGCAGGCAAGAACAAATTCAAGCAGGCATTGGCCCATGGGCAGCATCAGTTGGGGTTGTGGGTGTCCTTGTGTAACGCGTACAGTGCCGAAATTGTAGCTGGCGCAGGGTTTGACTGGCTTTTGCTGGATACCGAACATTCGCCGAACGAGGTCTCTGGTGTGCTTGCCCAGTTGCAGGCGGCGGCGCCTTATCCCGTATCGGCAGCCGTGCGGCCCTCATGGAACGATGCAGTCCAGCAAAAGCGCTTTCTTGATATCGGTACGCAGACCTTGTTGATCCCTTATGTTCAGAATGCAGAAGAGGCCGCCAGGGCGGTGGCCGGCATGCGCTATCCGCCACGAGGCAACAGGGGCGTGGGCGGGACCATGCGCGCCAGTGATTTCGGCAGGCAAAAGACATACATGCACGAGTGCGAAAATGAACTTTGTTTACTGGTGCAGGTAGAAACGCAGGAAGGGCTCGATAACCTGGAGGCCATTGCCCGGGTAGATGGCGTGGACGGCGTGTTTATTGGTCCGGCAGATCTATCGGCCAGCATGGGACATTTGGGCAACCCTGGTCATCACGAAGTGCAAAGTGCGATAGAGGATGCGATCCGTCAGGTTCGGGCGCTTGGTAAAGCGCCCGGCATCCTTACATTGGACACGCAATTGGCCCGCCACTACATGGAATGCGGGTCGCTGTTTACGGCCGTGGGTATGGACGTTGCGTTACTGGCTAGAGCGGCCGATCAGTTGGCGGCAGCATTTTCCTTGTCTTAA
- a CDS encoding amidohydrolase family protein has product MPDYLAPDPNPHSPNPKPPANSCDCQFHVFGPATKYPVRAGAAYEMPTATIEVALQLHRTLGIQRGVIVQATTYGADHQVVLDALEAAGPGYRGCANALVLLEGSDSDLEKLDSAGIKGARFNRQGLGVSMSEQEFDHAIARIRELGWYAKFQPEATGIMDQLAMFQSLDIPVMLDHMGRPDPRSESADPSLNAVLELLKKGNFWVMLSLTEKVSRAGAPWNDVIPIAQAYIEAAPDRVVWGSDWPHPVSVKQPPNEGDLIEQLYRYAPSEALLKKILVDNPAAFFGFEK; this is encoded by the coding sequence ATGCCTGATTATCTTGCCCCTGACCCAAACCCACATTCGCCCAATCCCAAACCGCCTGCCAACAGTTGTGATTGTCAGTTCCATGTATTCGGACCGGCAACCAAATATCCCGTCAGGGCCGGCGCGGCCTATGAAATGCCCACGGCCACGATAGAAGTGGCATTGCAATTGCATCGAACGTTGGGAATACAAAGAGGTGTGATTGTCCAGGCAACCACCTACGGGGCCGACCATCAAGTGGTCCTGGACGCACTGGAGGCGGCCGGACCGGGCTACCGAGGTTGTGCCAATGCACTGGTGCTGCTTGAAGGCAGTGACAGTGATCTCGAAAAGCTCGATTCGGCAGGCATAAAAGGGGCCCGCTTCAATCGCCAGGGACTTGGCGTGAGCATGTCGGAACAAGAATTTGATCATGCGATCGCACGCATTCGGGAACTGGGCTGGTACGCGAAGTTTCAGCCTGAAGCGACCGGCATCATGGATCAACTTGCCATGTTTCAGTCGCTGGACATTCCGGTGATGCTGGATCACATGGGGCGTCCCGATCCTCGCTCAGAAAGCGCCGACCCTAGCCTGAACGCTGTTCTGGAGTTACTCAAAAAAGGCAACTTCTGGGTCATGCTTTCTCTGACAGAAAAGGTATCACGCGCTGGTGCGCCCTGGAATGATGTCATTCCCATTGCACAGGCCTATATTGAGGCAGCGCCGGATCGTGTCGTATGGGGGAGCGACTGGCCGCACCCGGTGTCGGTCAAGCAGCCGCCAAACGAGGGTGATCTGATCGAACAACTGTACCGCTATGCGCCTTCCGAGGCCTTGCTTAAAAAAATACTGGTTGATAATCCAGCCGCCTTCTTTGGATTTGAGAAATGA
- a CDS encoding RidA family protein: MAKRKSIYAQGFSHKNPIPAACQIGCMVFSGSIQGTDPSTGEYGSTIEEQSRLMFDHVKRICSAASLEPTDIIKMHVWMNDRSQRAALNKEWLALFPDPDSRPARHTMQASLDGGKLLECDFIAVKGEANA, translated from the coding sequence ATGGCAAAAAGAAAGAGTATCTACGCGCAAGGGTTCAGTCATAAGAACCCGATTCCGGCGGCCTGCCAGATTGGCTGCATGGTGTTTTCGGGCAGCATTCAGGGAACGGATCCCTCAACCGGTGAGTACGGTTCGACGATAGAGGAGCAAAGCCGGCTTATGTTTGATCATGTGAAACGTATCTGCAGTGCCGCCAGTCTGGAACCCACGGACATTATCAAGATGCATGTGTGGATGAACGATCGGTCGCAACGCGCAGCCTTGAACAAAGAATGGCTGGCGCTCTTTCCCGATCCCGATTCAAGGCCGGCCAGGCACACCATGCAGGCCAGCCTGGATGGTGGCAAATTACTGGAGTGCGACTTCATTGCCGTGAAGGGGGAAGCAAATGCCTGA
- a CDS encoding Bug family tripartite tricarboxylate transporter substrate binding protein: MVLQVRPGLPIKTVTELIDYAKQHPGKLNMASPARGTSNHLMSEMLLAKTGAKWMTVHYKGNSPALTDLLGGQVDFSFDQMSVALPYLKEGKLRPLAVTSEKRLASLPNVPTLVESGIADAVAYTFTGLMAPKGTPDDIRDKLSAATTAVLKDPAIIQRFETLGAEAHSMTPDDFKAYLKKEDERWVPIIKNANISVN, translated from the coding sequence ATGGTGCTGCAGGTTCGTCCAGGGCTACCGATCAAAACAGTCACTGAACTCATAGACTACGCAAAACAGCATCCTGGCAAGCTGAATATGGCTTCGCCAGCGCGCGGTACATCCAATCATTTGATGAGCGAAATGCTGCTCGCGAAAACGGGGGCCAAATGGATGACGGTTCATTACAAAGGCAATTCACCTGCCCTAACCGATTTGCTGGGCGGGCAGGTTGACTTCAGCTTTGACCAGATGTCCGTGGCCTTGCCCTATTTAAAGGAAGGCAAGCTGCGTCCGCTTGCCGTCACATCAGAAAAGCGACTGGCCAGCCTGCCGAATGTGCCGACCCTGGTTGAATCTGGTATTGCAGATGCGGTTGCCTATACCTTTACCGGCTTGATGGCGCCCAAAGGCACGCCTGACGACATTCGCGACAAATTAAGCGCTGCAACGACTGCGGTCTTGAAGGATCCTGCGATTATTCAGCGCTTTGAGACGCTCGGCGCCGAAGCCCACAGCATGACGCCTGATGACTTTAAGGCGTATCTGAAGAAAGAAGACGAGCGGTGGGTACCTATTATCAAAAACGCGAACATCAGTGTGAACTAG
- a CDS encoding tripartite tricarboxylate transporter substrate-binding protein: MENKAGAGGMIAAEYVAKSKPDGYTFFMAANGPLLYSPIIFNRDSYHWDRDFEAVTSVSMTQWCCRFVQGYRSKQSLNS; the protein is encoded by the coding sequence GTGGAAAACAAGGCTGGTGCCGGCGGCATGATTGCGGCAGAGTATGTGGCAAAGTCCAAACCGGACGGGTACACGTTCTTCATGGCGGCCAATGGACCGCTGCTTTACAGTCCGATTATTTTCAATCGTGATTCCTATCACTGGGACAGGGATTTCGAAGCAGTCACATCGGTCTCCATGACCCAATGGTGCTGCAGGTTCGTCCAGGGCTACCGATCAAAACAGTCACTGAACTCATAG
- a CDS encoding flavin reductase family protein, translating into MKIYADSMGPEQTYKLLTGIVVPRPIAWVSTLSETGLTNVAPFSCYTIVSNMPPMIGINIGRKAGVRKDTATNILFNSHFVVNIADETLLEPLHQSAGEYPPQISETQLLDLETLPGESMPVPRLVAAPISMECRLHSVTPYGDTGAEFFVGEIRVWHIRDGLLNDGKIDSTILRPICRLGGPNYATLGKVVTLQAVSQTPKTVL; encoded by the coding sequence ATGAAAATTTATGCAGACAGCATGGGTCCGGAGCAGACCTATAAGTTATTGACCGGTATCGTCGTGCCACGCCCTATCGCCTGGGTAAGCACGTTGTCCGAGACTGGCCTGACCAATGTAGCGCCATTCAGTTGCTATACCATTGTTTCCAACATGCCGCCCATGATCGGTATAAACATTGGTCGCAAGGCGGGGGTACGCAAAGACACCGCTACAAATATCCTTTTCAACAGCCATTTCGTCGTCAATATTGCAGATGAAACCCTGCTGGAACCATTGCACCAGAGCGCCGGAGAATATCCGCCGCAGATCAGTGAAACGCAGTTGCTTGATCTTGAAACCCTGCCTGGCGAGTCAATGCCGGTACCTCGTCTTGTGGCCGCCCCGATTAGTATGGAATGCCGGCTGCACAGCGTGACGCCATACGGAGATACGGGTGCGGAGTTTTTTGTTGGAGAGATCCGGGTGTGGCATATCCGAGATGGCTTGCTCAATGATGGGAAAATCGACAGTACGATCTTGCGTCCCATTTGCCGTCTTGGCGGTCCAAACTACGCCACGCTCGGAAAAGTGGTTACCTTGCAGGCGGTGTCACAAACCCCCAAAACAGTGCTTTAA
- a CDS encoding IclR family transcriptional regulator — MEQAVEQDPLTRRYLIGNELTLLGLARRKRFPLLSAAPTCLGHLAQSIGDTAFLSIRHRLDSICIARQTGHHPIQVLSIDVGARRPLGAGVSGVAILSCLSQDDLRQIIVANAKRLAQSSLTPEQLMDRVQLAKELGYAYVQNGVMSGTSAVAVPVVNAAGQAQAALTITAMSNRLDTSRLSYVVEQMKGQAEQLSRHADMHSG, encoded by the coding sequence GTGGAACAGGCGGTTGAACAGGATCCGCTAACGCGTCGATACCTGATTGGCAATGAATTGACGTTACTGGGCCTTGCCCGCAGAAAACGGTTCCCCCTGCTATCGGCGGCGCCGACCTGCCTGGGGCATCTGGCGCAAAGCATCGGCGATACGGCATTCCTGAGCATAAGGCATAGACTGGATTCGATTTGTATCGCCCGCCAGACAGGCCATCATCCTATCCAGGTCTTGTCCATTGATGTCGGTGCACGACGACCGCTAGGCGCTGGCGTCTCGGGCGTGGCCATTCTTTCCTGCCTGTCGCAAGATGACTTGCGGCAAATCATTGTTGCCAATGCCAAACGCCTGGCACAGAGTTCACTGACACCAGAGCAACTGATGGACAGAGTGCAATTGGCCAAAGAACTGGGCTATGCCTATGTACAGAATGGCGTGATGTCCGGTACCAGCGCCGTTGCGGTACCGGTCGTCAATGCAGCGGGACAAGCCCAGGCAGCGCTGACCATCACTGCAATGTCAAATCGACTCGATACATCACGCCTGTCATATGTTGTGGAGCAGATGAAAGGACAGGCCGAGCAACTTAGCCGTCATGCAGATATGCATTCCGGATAA
- a CDS encoding VOC family protein — protein sequence MQTNVDGFEYSSVAARLPAQDLERARRFYSEKLGLEPDEARPGGYLYFCGNNAFGLFASSGASSGTHTQMGLEVTDLRAAVTALRARGVVFESYDSPELKTVNGIAEIAGNYASKGGKGELAAWFKDSEGNLIGMGQALR from the coding sequence ATGCAAACCAATGTCGACGGATTCGAGTACAGCAGCGTTGCAGCCCGGCTGCCAGCGCAAGATCTGGAACGGGCGCGACGATTCTATTCTGAAAAACTTGGCCTGGAGCCCGACGAGGCACGCCCTGGCGGATATCTATACTTTTGCGGAAACAACGCATTCGGGCTGTTCGCCTCCAGTGGTGCTTCGTCTGGCACACATACTCAGATGGGACTGGAAGTAACCGATCTTCGAGCGGCAGTTACTGCGCTGCGAGCGCGAGGAGTCGTCTTTGAAAGCTATGACTCACCTGAATTGAAAACCGTTAACGGGATCGCAGAGATCGCGGGAAACTATGCGAGCAAAGGCGGAAAGGGAGAGTTAGCCGCATGGTTCAAGGATAGCGAGGGCAATCTGATCGGCATGGGACAAGCGCTACGCTAG
- a CDS encoding 2-hydroxychromene-2-carboxylate isomerase: MNDKTIDYYFWLNSDWAYLGADRLQGIADKYDVAINYKPVDLPDVYARTGGMLLHQRSPERQAYRVAELKRWCRKLGIHINPHPRYLCPNADLASCMVIAASQSGADITALYKAILRAEWCEDQDISSDITLIDIANKQRLDGQALVNQARTPQILSLYRQYTDEAVGCGIFGSPSYVFQDELFWGQDRLDMLEEAIQRAG, from the coding sequence ATGAATGACAAAACCATAGACTATTATTTTTGGCTGAACTCAGACTGGGCCTATTTGGGAGCTGATCGCCTGCAAGGTATTGCCGACAAATATGACGTGGCGATCAACTACAAACCGGTGGATCTTCCTGATGTCTACGCCAGGACGGGCGGGATGCTACTGCATCAGCGCTCGCCCGAACGCCAGGCCTATCGCGTTGCGGAATTGAAGCGGTGGTGCAGAAAGCTGGGTATTCATATTAATCCACATCCCAGGTATCTGTGTCCTAATGCAGATCTGGCGTCTTGCATGGTGATCGCAGCAAGCCAGAGCGGGGCTGATATCACTGCGTTGTACAAAGCCATCCTTCGAGCTGAATGGTGCGAAGATCAGGATATTTCATCCGACATAACCCTGATCGATATCGCGAACAAACAGCGCCTGGATGGCCAAGCGCTTGTGAACCAGGCGCGCACGCCGCAGATCCTGTCGCTTTACCGACAATATACCGACGAAGCTGTGGGCTGCGGAATATTCGGTTCTCCTTCGTATGTCTTTCAGGATGAACTGTTTTGGGGGCAGGACAGGTTGGACATGCTGGAAGAGGCAATACAAAGGGCAGGCTGA